The sequence TCGCTGATCGCCCTGTTCGTCATGGGCGGCATCTTCGTCCTGCAGACCTGGTTGGCTACCGATCTGGCTGCCGGCATGACCTTCCAGTCGGCCGACACTGCCTTCTACGAGATCGCCGAGGCGGCTGGTGGCAAGTGGCTCTCCAGCCTGACTGCCGTGGCTACCGCGTTGGCTTGGGGCGTGACTGTGTCCATCACCTCGCAGGCCGCGGTCTCGCGCCTGCTCTACTCCATGGCCCGCGATGGACGCCTGCCGCGCCCCCTGGCCAAGGTCCACGAGCGCTACAAGACCCCGCATGTCAGCCTGTACCTGGTAGCCGTTCTCTCCCTGGGCATCGGCATCGCGTTCCTGGATGCGCCGGACGTGCTCACGTCGCTGGTCAATTTCGGTGCGCTTACCGGCTTTTGCCTGCTGCATCTGGCAGTGATCAATCACTACTTCATCCGCCAGAAAAGCGGGAAGGTGGTGCGCCACCTGCTGTGCCCGCTGATCGGACTGGTGATCATCGGCTACGTGCTACTGAGCATGAGCCCCGATGCCCAGTACCTCGGCCTGGCCTGGATTGCCGTTGGCCTGGTCTACCTGGCGGTGCTGCACAAGCGCGGCAAGGCCGGGGAGCTGGCGGCAGGGCTGTGATCCGACTCTAGTTGAGCCTGATGGCGGCCCTGCCACCTCGGTGCGGGGTCGTTTGCGAGCGGGCCCGCTCCTACGTGGCTTCTGGGTCCCCGCGTTCGCGGGGATGACGCCGAAAAGCACGAAATTCAAGGCCGTCTCTCCCGCGAACGCGGGAGCCCAAAAGACAGTTGCTCCTACGGCAGCAGCTGTCAGTCCTCGCCGAGGAATTCTGCGCGGCTCAGCCCGTGGCGCTGCATCTTCTCGTTGAGGGTGCGGCGCGGCAGGCCGAGCAGTTCCATCACCGCCTTGATGTCACCCTTGCACTGGCTCAGCGCCTGGCGGATGCACTCGGCTTCGTAGGCTTCCATGCGTTCGAGCAGGCCGTTGCCGGCCGGCGCCGTCAGCTCGGCTTCGCGGTCCAGCCCGAGGACGTGGCGTTCCGCCGCGTTCACCAGTTCGCGCACGTTGCCCGGCCAGTCGTGGGCCAGCAGACGCGCCAGTTCGGCGGTGGAGAGTGGCGGCGCTTCACGGCCGAGCTTTTCGCCGGCCAGGTGAGTGAAGTGCTCGAACAGCAGGGGGATGTCCTCGCGTCTTTCGCGCAGCGGCGGCAGGCGCAGTTCGGCGACGTTCAGGCGATACACCAGGTCTTCGCGGAAGCGCCCGGCGCGGGCCTCTTCCAGCAGGTCGGGCTTGGTCGCGGCAATCACTCGCAGGTCGACGCGGATGCTCTGGTTCGAGCCCAGGCGTTCCAGCTGATGTTCCTGCAGCACGCGCAGCAGCTTGACCTGCTGGGCCAGCGGCATGCTCTCGATCTCATCGAGGAACAGGCTGCCGCCGTTGGCGTGTTCCAGCTTGCCGATGCGCTTGCCCTGGGCGCCGGTGAAGGCGCCGCTCTCGTGACCGAACAGCTCGCTCTCGAACAACTGCTCGGGAATGGCTGCGCAGTTCAGCGCGACGAAGGGCTTGTCGGCGCGCGGACCGAAGTCGTGCAGGCAGCGCGCGACCAGTTCCTTGCCGCTGCCGGTTTCGCCGCGGATCAGCACGTTGACCGGCGTGCCGGCCAGCGCCAGCACTTGCCGGCGCAGGTTTTCCATCGGCCGCGACACGCCGAGCAGGCGCGATTCCACGCGGTCCTTGAGCGCCGCCTGCTCGCGCAGCTGGCGGTTCTCCAGCACCAGGCGGCGCTTCTCCAGCGCGCGGCGCAGGCTGTCGAGCAGGCGTTCGGGAGTGAAGGGTTTCTCGATGAAGTCGTAGGCGCCGTTGCGCATGGCCTGCACCGCCATGGGCACGTCGCCGTGGCCGGTGACCATGATCACCGGCAGGTCGCGGTCCAGCTGCTGCAGGCGTGCGAGCAGGGCCAGGCCGTCCATGCCGGGCATGCGCACGTCGCTTACCACTACGCCGGGGAAGCCGCGCTCGAGCGTCTTCAGGCACTCCTCGGCGTTCTTGCACAGGCGCACTTCGAAGCCGGAAAGCTGCAGCCATTGCTGCACCGCCTCGCGGATGGCGGCTTCGTCATCGACGAATATCACGTGTTCGGTCATGGCTCTTCGCTTGCGGCAGGCAGCACGAGGCGGAACAGCGCACCGCCTTCGGGCCGGTTGGCGGCCTCCAGGCGGCCGCCGAGTTCATGGACGATGCCGTAGGATACCGCCAGTCCCAACCCCAGTCCTTCGCCCACCGGCTTGGTGGTGAAGAAGGGATCGAAGACGCTGGCCAGGTGTTCGGCGGCGATGCCCGGGCCGTTGTCGGCGATGTCCAGGCACCAGTCGCCATCCTCGCGGCGCAGGTGGATGGCTATGTGCGGGTGCTCGATGCCGGCCAGCGCATCCAGGGCGTTGCGCAGCAGATTCACCAGCACCTGTTCGAGGCGGATGGCGTCGCCAAGCACCCAGGCCGGTACGCTGAGTGTCTGGCTGACTTCTACCTGATCGGCACGAATGCGCACGGCGAGCAGTTGCAGCGCCTGGTCGAGCACGTGGCCGAGTTCGATGCGTTCGCGCAACCCGCCGGGCGTCTTGCGGGCGAAGGTCTTCAGGTGGCCGGTCAGTGCGGCCATGCGCTCCAGCAGTTCGTCCACGCGGGCCAGCGCGGTGCGTGCTTCGTCCGCACGGCCGGCGTCGAGCAGCAGGCGCACGCTGGCCAGGTGCATGCGTTGGGCGGTCAGCGGCTGGTTGATCTCGTGGGCGAGGGCGGCCGACATCTGCCCCAGCGCTGCCAGCTTGGCTGCCTGGACGAGCCCGTCCTGCGCGGTACGCAAGGCTGCGGTGCGTTGCTCGACCAGCTGCTCCAGCTCTTCGCGACTGCGCTGGCGCAGGCGTTCGATGCGCCGCCGCTGCTGCAGCCAGAGGAACAGGAAGACCAGCGCCAGCCAGGTGCCGGCGGCAGCGAGGCGGGCGCTCATGACGTTGCTCTGGATGTCTTTCGCATCGCGCAGCAGGTGCAGCGTCCAGCCATCCTCGGCGAGGGTGATCGACTGCCAGAGGAAGTCCGTCTCGCCCTGTTCGGTGCTCACCCGCACCAGTTGGCTGCCGTCGCCCAGCGGCTCGAGGGTGCGGTGGCGCAGCGGGCTCAGCGGCTGGCGGTCGTACTGGCGAGTCTCCGCCAGCTCCAGGCGGGCGAAGGTGTCCAGCGGCTGTAGCTCTCGGTAGCGCCAGCCGTCGTGATTGGCGAGGAAGACGATGCCTTTGGCGTCGCTTACCAGCACCCGGTCAGGCGTCTGGCTCCATTGCCGTTCGAGGTCGGGGAATTCCAGCTTTACCACCATGGCGCCGAGGAAGCGCCCGGCCCCATCGCGCACCGCGTTGGACAGGAAGTAGCCGGGGATGCCGCTGGTCACGCCGACCGCGTAGAAGCGCCCGGTGCCCTGGGCGAGGGTCTGGCGGAAGTAGGGGCGGAAGGCATAGTTGTGGCCGACGTAGCTGGTCGGCAGGTCCCAGTTGCTCGCCGCCACCGCCAGGCCGTCGCGGTCGAGCAGTTCCAGAGTCGAGGTGCGCGCGGCCGCGTTGACCTGTTGCAGCTTGAGGTTGAGCGCCTGTTGCCGCTCGCTGTCGACCGGGCCGGCCAACGCCTGGCGGATATCCGGGTCCAGCGCGAGCACCGCCGGCAGGCTGCGGTAGCGTTCGAGCAGGGTGCGCAGGGAGCTGGCGTAGAGGCCCAGCTGTTCATGCGCCGCTTCCGCCTCGACGAGCAGGGCACGCTGGCGTGCGTGATGCCCGGCCCAGTACACCGACAGCGCGAGGCCGGCGAGCACCAGCAGGCTCGCGAAAATCAGGCGCAGGGGGCGGGAAGCGGACATGGCGGCGCGCGGGTGACGGACGGAGCGCGACCATAGCACGTCCGGCCCCTGGCCCGGCGCCATCGCCACTGGCTACACTGCGCGCCCCTGAGGAGAAACCTTCGATGCAGCTGATCGCCTGGTCCCATTCCTGTTCCGCCGGCTTCACCCTGCGCGGCTGGCACAGCGAGCCCAGCGGCAAGCCGTTGCTGCACTTCCTGCATGGCAACGGTTTCTGCACCCGCGCCTACGAGCCGATGCTCAAGCGCCTGGCGCAGGACTTCGACCTCTGGCTGTGCGATGTCCAGGGCCACGGGGACAGTGACCACGGCGGACGCTTCCACGGTTGGAACCGCAACGCCGAAATGGCGGTGGAAGCCTTCGAGGCCGGTCGCGGCATCTTCGGCGACGTGCCGCGCTACGCCTGCGGGCACAGCTTCGGCGGCGTGCTCAGCAGCCTGATCCTCGGCCGCCATCGGGACCTGTTCACTCGCGCCGTGCTGCTCGATCCGGTGCTCTTCACACCGGCGATGATCGGCGTGATGGCGCTCTCCGAGGTGCTTGGCCTTCACGAGCGGCGCACCATGGTGCAGAAAGCGAAGAACCGGCGCAGCCAGTGGCCGGATCGCGCCGCCGCCTACGCCGGGCTGCATGGCCGCGGCATCTTCAAGGGCTGGGCCGACGAGGCGCTGCAGGCTTACGTCGAGTACGCGATCAAGGTGGGAGAGGGCGGTGCCGAACTGAAGTGCCGGCCGAGCCGCGAGGCGGAAATCTTCAGCTCATTCCCCAAGCGCCTGTGGCCTTCGCTGGCCAAGGTGGTGACGCCGACCCAGGTGATCTTCGGCGAGAAGACCTATCCGTTCGTGCCCAAGGCGGTGGCGCGCTGGTGCGCGCTGAACAGCCACGTGAGCGGCCAGAGCGTCGCCGGCGGGCACTGCTTCATGCAGGAACATCCCGAGGACAGCGCCGAGCGGGTCGCGCGCTTCCTGCTCGGTCACGAATGAGTCAGTCGCCGACTTTCTTGCTGGTGTGATTGCGCCGCCACTCGTCGAGGTGCACGACCTCGGCCTTGTGCTGCGGCGCCGGTAGCGCGGCGGGCGGCGGGACTTCGCGGATCATGTCGATGGCCTGGGCGGCTTCCTGCGCCTGCGGCTCGTAACGGAAGGCTTCCAGTTCGACCGGGCCGGGACGCTGGCCGAACATGGTGATGCTGCCGTTGTAGCGGTCCTGGCCAGTGGCGGTGAACTCGAAGGCGTACTCGCGTGCCAGGCAAAGCACGCCTCGGCTGTTGCGGCGCACGCGCAAGGTGCGCAGTGCCACGACTTCGTCGAGCAGCTCCACGCCTTCGCGCGCGCAATGCTGGCGGGCGAGCTGCAGCGCGCGTTCGCGAATGCCATGCACGCGCCACCACCAAGCCCCGGCGGTGGCGAGCAGGAGGAATGCGAAAAGGTTACCCAAGGTCACTTCAAGGCTCCGCTCGGGAATCGGCGCACCAGCTTACCCAGTCTGCACTCCAGCGGCGAGAGCCGTTTGTTCCCAAGGACGTGAATTGCGCCCCATACTGACGCATCCCGTTTCAGGACCTCGTCATGCAGCCGCGTACGCCCCACGTTCTCGCCATCCAGTCTCACGTCGTCTTCGGTCATGCCGGCAACAGCGCGGCCGTCTTCCCCATGCGCCGTATCGGGGTCAACGTCTGGCCGCTGAACACAGTGCAGTTCTCCAACCATACTCAGTATGGCCACTGGACCGGCCAGGTGCTGCCGCCGGAGCAGATTCCTTCGCTGGTCGAGGGCATCGCCCAGATCGGCGAGCTGGGCAATTGCGACGCGGTGCTTTCCGGCTATCTCGGCAGCGCCGATCAAGGCCGGGCGATCCTCCAGGCGCTGGCGCAAATCCGCGAAGCCAACCCGCGCGCCATCTATCTGTGCGACCCGGTCATGGGGCATCCGGAGAAGGGTTGCATCGTGGCGCCCGAGGTCGGTGAATTCCTCCTCCAGGAAGCCGCCGCGGTGGCTGACTACCTGTGCCCCAACCAGTTGGAGCTGGACAGCTTCTGCGGCCGCAGCCCGCAATCCCTGGCCGACTGCGAGGCCATGGCCCGCAGCCTGCTGGAGCGCGGCCCGAAGGCAGTGCTGGTGAAGCACCTGAACTACCCGGGCAAGCCCAGCGACGCTTTCGAGATGCTGCTGGTCAGCGCCGAAGGAAGCTGGCACCTGCGCCGCCCGCTGCTGGCCTTCCCGCGCCAGCCGGTGGGCGTCGGCGACCTGACCTCCGGCCTCTTCCTCGCCCGCCTGCTGCACGGCGACGAGCCCTGCATGGCGCTGGAGTTCACCGCCGCCGCGGTGCATGAAGTACTGCTGGAAACCCAGGCCTGCGGCAGCTACGAACTGGAGCTGGTGCGTGCCCAGGACCGCATCGCCCACCCTCGCGTGCGCTTCGAGGCCCGCTCGCTTTAAGCGCCTCTCGTAGGAGCGGACCTTGTCCGCGAACCTGCTCCCGTACTACGTTGGTGCGAGGCTGTTCGCGGATGAGAGCCGTTCCTACAGATCAAGCCGACTGCGGCATCTCCGGCTCGTGCCGGACGGGCGTTTCCTCCACCCGCTGAGCCATGCCCTGTGCGATCTCGCGTTCGCCCATGATCACCAGGTTGGCGCCGCTCTGCTCCAGGTACTCCACCTCGGCGTCGAAGTGCGCGCGGGCGATGATTTCCAGGTCGGCGCGGGCGCTGCGCGCCTGGCTGGCGATCTGCCCGGCCTCGAAGCCGTTGGGGATGGCGATCAGCAACCAGCGCGCGCTGGCCAGGTTGGCCTGGTTCAGCACGTCCAGGTTGGCGGCGTTGCCGACCACCACGCTGAGCCCACGCTCGCGCAGCTCGGCGGCTTTCTCGCGCTTGTCCTCGATCACCACCAGTGGTGTGCCTTCGCCTTGCAGGCGAGCGCTGATCAGCTCGCCGACCCGGCCGTGGCCGACCAGGATGGCGTGGTCGTGCTCGCGCACCGGTGGTGGCAGGTCCTCTTCGACGCTCGCGCCCTGGGTGGGCTGTGCTTCTTCCCGGCGCGCCTGCAGGCGCTCGATGGCGATGAACAGCAGCGGGTTGACCAGGATCGACAGGATCGCGCCGGCCAGCACCAGGTCGCGGCCCTGTTCGGGCAGCAGGTGCAGGCTGACGCCCAGGCCGACCAGGATGAAGGAGAACTCGCCGATCTGCGCCAGGCTTGCGGCGATGGTCAGCGCGGTGTTGTTGGGGTGGCCGAACATCCGCACGATGAAGTAGGCGGCGATCGACTTGCCGAACACGATCACCAGGAAGGTCGCCAGCACCGGCAGCGGCTCGTGAATCAGGATCGCCGGGTTGAACAGCATGCCC is a genomic window of Pseudomonas knackmussii B13 containing:
- the pdxY gene encoding pyridoxal kinase PdxY, producing MQPRTPHVLAIQSHVVFGHAGNSAAVFPMRRIGVNVWPLNTVQFSNHTQYGHWTGQVLPPEQIPSLVEGIAQIGELGNCDAVLSGYLGSADQGRAILQALAQIREANPRAIYLCDPVMGHPEKGCIVAPEVGEFLLQEAAAVADYLCPNQLELDSFCGRSPQSLADCEAMARSLLERGPKAVLVKHLNYPGKPSDAFEMLLVSAEGSWHLRRPLLAFPRQPVGVGDLTSGLFLARLLHGDEPCMALEFTAAAVHEVLLETQACGSYELELVRAQDRIAHPRVRFEARSL
- a CDS encoding sigma-54-dependent transcriptional regulator; this translates as MTEHVIFVDDEAAIREAVQQWLQLSGFEVRLCKNAEECLKTLERGFPGVVVSDVRMPGMDGLALLARLQQLDRDLPVIMVTGHGDVPMAVQAMRNGAYDFIEKPFTPERLLDSLRRALEKRRLVLENRQLREQAALKDRVESRLLGVSRPMENLRRQVLALAGTPVNVLIRGETGSGKELVARCLHDFGPRADKPFVALNCAAIPEQLFESELFGHESGAFTGAQGKRIGKLEHANGGSLFLDEIESMPLAQQVKLLRVLQEHQLERLGSNQSIRVDLRVIAATKPDLLEEARAGRFREDLVYRLNVAELRLPPLRERREDIPLLFEHFTHLAGEKLGREAPPLSTAELARLLAHDWPGNVRELVNAAERHVLGLDREAELTAPAGNGLLERMEAYEAECIRQALSQCKGDIKAVMELLGLPRRTLNEKMQRHGLSRAEFLGED
- a CDS encoding DUF3301 domain-containing protein, coding for MTLGNLFAFLLLATAGAWWWRVHGIRERALQLARQHCAREGVELLDEVVALRTLRVRRNSRGVLCLAREYAFEFTATGQDRYNGSITMFGQRPGPVELEAFRYEPQAQEAAQAIDMIREVPPPAALPAPQHKAEVVHLDEWRRNHTSKKVGD
- a CDS encoding sensor histidine kinase, whose translation is MSASRPLRLIFASLLVLAGLALSVYWAGHHARQRALLVEAEAAHEQLGLYASSLRTLLERYRSLPAVLALDPDIRQALAGPVDSERQQALNLKLQQVNAAARTSTLELLDRDGLAVAASNWDLPTSYVGHNYAFRPYFRQTLAQGTGRFYAVGVTSGIPGYFLSNAVRDGAGRFLGAMVVKLEFPDLERQWSQTPDRVLVSDAKGIVFLANHDGWRYRELQPLDTFARLELAETRQYDRQPLSPLRHRTLEPLGDGSQLVRVSTEQGETDFLWQSITLAEDGWTLHLLRDAKDIQSNVMSARLAAAGTWLALVFLFLWLQQRRRIERLRQRSREELEQLVEQRTAALRTAQDGLVQAAKLAALGQMSAALAHEINQPLTAQRMHLASVRLLLDAGRADEARTALARVDELLERMAALTGHLKTFARKTPGGLRERIELGHVLDQALQLLAVRIRADQVEVSQTLSVPAWVLGDAIRLEQVLVNLLRNALDALAGIEHPHIAIHLRREDGDWCLDIADNGPGIAAEHLASVFDPFFTTKPVGEGLGLGLAVSYGIVHELGGRLEAANRPEGGALFRLVLPAASEEP
- a CDS encoding alpha/beta fold hydrolase gives rise to the protein MQLIAWSHSCSAGFTLRGWHSEPSGKPLLHFLHGNGFCTRAYEPMLKRLAQDFDLWLCDVQGHGDSDHGGRFHGWNRNAEMAVEAFEAGRGIFGDVPRYACGHSFGGVLSSLILGRHRDLFTRAVLLDPVLFTPAMIGVMALSEVLGLHERRTMVQKAKNRRSQWPDRAAAYAGLHGRGIFKGWADEALQAYVEYAIKVGEGGAELKCRPSREAEIFSSFPKRLWPSLAKVVTPTQVIFGEKTYPFVPKAVARWCALNSHVSGQSVAGGHCFMQEHPEDSAERVARFLLGHE